GGGTGGTATCGTTCACCCCAAGACCTCGGTCCGCGATCAGGATGaactctcctccctcctccaggTCCCCCTCGTCGCTGGCTCCGTGAATCGCGGTAGCCCCGTCGTTGGCGCGGGCTTGGTCGTCAACGACTGGCTTGCCGTAACGGGTCTGGACACAACTGCTACAGAGCTGAGCGTTATCGAGAGTGTATTTAGGCTTGGAGAGAACGGACCGGGTGGTATCGGGCAGGGAGCTGCGAATAAGGAAAGTATTGTGGAAAGTTTCTATTAagctttcttccttcttccttgctcccctcttccctcctACTTCTACACGGCTCTGTCTGTTTCTTTTTGTCCCGTTTTTCATGTCCCTTCGCTACGATACGTTACGTGCATACTTAACGGATGGGGTGTTTTTGACTTTGAAGTAAATAGCTTTATAGTATGTACGGGGTAGAAATGGAATAACTGCAGTTTCATCTGCAGCGAGGTACATGCTTCACTGGTTCATCTTTCTTCATTCTCTAGCTGTAGTAGTGCCGGTGTTTGTGAATTCCTGTCACGAATAAGGCACGCAATGCCGTGTTGGCTTCTAGGCATACGACCAGAGTCAATACAGTGAGTGAAAAGACTAGGTGTAAAAGTAGACGCAATATATATAGCACAGAAAATAAAACCCCCattttttattttcccgTGTATCTTAAATCAGTTAAGCCTAGCATCCCCTTCATTCCCTAATACTAGGAGGTGGTTGTTTATACAATGCAGAATGAATAAAAGAAACCCCCAGATCAATCGTCAACGCCTCCCCCCGTGCTTCTTCATTTTAGAAAAACAAGCGTAGTATGAATGCATGGGACCCTTCCAGCTCGCTGTGGTGTAGTTAAAGATATAAACCGATATAGCAATCAACGGTAAGAAGGTATGAGTATGGGTATTGAAGGTGGCAATGGAACAGAGAAAaccaaggaaagaaaagaaatgtTACGATAGTAAGTAATGAGGGCGGATGATGATatatgaaaaaaaaaaaaaaaagtcagCCCTGAGAATATGTAAAAGAGAACGCCTCAACCCCATGCAATGCTGCACTAACCCTGATCATACCTAGTAAATGACCATtccaaaacaaagaaaagaaaaagaaaagagcctgAAATAATCTAGACATCGTACTAAACTCCATCCCACGTAGcaattaaataaattagagaGGATAGTTGTGTAAAAGGGTGATAAGTATTGAAAGAAAACGGGTTCTATACATTTCCCTTGATGCCGATATGAGTCTGGTGAGACCGGTTCATTTTGCTGTATCCTTCGAAGTCGTGTCCGTTCGGGTCTGTACTTGGGTCTGGAGGGTCGGCATCTTcttgcggaggcggaggcggaggaggcggaggaggcggtgTTGGGTTGCCGACCAGAACAACCTCGTCAACATCAGCGTCAGGCTCATCGCTCCTAACGCtcatgtcgtcgtcgtcgtcgtcgtcagcatcatcgtcgtTGGGAGCCATGGCAGGCggagggggtggtggggGAGTTGACGAGCGCTGTCGCTTGGTTGACGAAGTTGGTGTGTCGTCTGGGGTATCCCCATTACCGACGCCAAGTTCGTCTCTCTTTCGTTTAACACCACCAGCCCCTGTCTTTTCCATACTACCTTCGTCGTCTGACATCTTCGCATCTGGAGTttcgtcctcgccgtcgctctGGCCACCGGCTGGTGTCGCAGGTTTCTTATCTGTTCCGTGTTCTTCGGTAACTTTCTGGGTTTTGCGCTGTTCGTGGGCCTGGTGCTTAGCAACAGCCTTATCGAAGAACTCTTTGCAGAACTTTTTGACTTTCTTCTGTTGTTTGTCGTCGATCTTCGTAGGATCCTCGACTCGATTGTTTTTGAAATCTGAGTTAACTAGCTTTTTCGCTACCTGCAGCGGTTTTTAGCACTTGGACGACGGCGAGAGACAAGAGCACCCACATCTTTCGCGTATCGTTTAAGATCATCTTTGGGAAGCTTGTGCTTAAACTTATCAACGACGTATTTTATGTGGGGAAAGAGCTATACACGTTAGTTTTAGCCACGGTTGGTCTAAAACAGGGACTAACTTACCGTGTTTTCGTAGAgctttttctgcttctcttcacTATAGTTCTTCCACTTTTCTTGCCCATCTTTGCTCTCTGGTGTAGGCTTAGATGGCTGAGGGGTAGCAGGAGTGCCACTTTTCTCTTTGGGAGTCTGCTCCTTTGCGTTCATGATACCGTCAATGATATTCTGAAGGGCTTTGTCTCTCGACTCtttcggcggcggtggcggttGAGGTGCCGGCTTTGTTGGTCGTGTCCAGGTAGTATCGCCCCGAGCGGAATAGTAGTATGTCCTGCCATTTGACTCAGCCGCAAACCACCCCTGTGGGAGAGGTTCGAACCGTCGGCGGAACGGGCGAGGGCCATGATGGTGGTGTGGGTTTCTTGGGCCTTGGCCACCCCGTTTTTGTGCTGCTGGCCCGCGAGGAGCCTCGATTgatcgagatcgagatcgCGATATAGACCGTTGCTGTCGCTCGTCTGAGACATTCTCTCGTCGCTGGAACTGACTGACAGCCGGCGTAGAGGCATTGGGATCTCGCTTCATACGGGGAATGCGGTAACCGACTTCCAAGGTCGACCAGAGTTGCAATAGCACAGTCGCCCTTTGCTCGACTCTTTCGTCACCGCAGCTGGTTAGCGGGTGAATCGTTGACTCGATTTTCGAATCAATGATTTTATTACGCGTTAGCCGGGGAAACTTGTCCAGGATGTCCAAGACTTGTAACACAACGTTATAATCATCCTTCCACATGCTGAGTTGAGAGTTGAGAATTTGGTATCCATGCATTTTCACTACCCGGTTGCGCACACGTTCATCATCACAACGTTGAATGCGCCCAAGAAGCTTGACTGCAATCCACTTCTCCTTGCACTGCATAAGAGCCGCCATGACTTTTGTAACCCCACTCTCATCCAATGATTTGGGTTGCACACTGTCCACGtattcttcatcgtcttcgcccatcttcttcttccgcggcCGCTTTGCAACGGCAGTATCCCATCCATCGGCGTCATCAATGCCCAGGGCTTCAATTGTCGCATTTGGCAACTTCGTTCCCCGCTCTGTCTGAGTCTTCCCACCAATAAAGCCCGTGCAGTTGGGTTCACCGCAGTAACACGGCTGGGGATCTGCACCATACCGATCCACATTGTAATTGAAAACTAGTTCCTCGCCGGCTTGGATATGGCGTTCAGCGAAAATGCCCATGCGGAGtttctctccaacaacccaCTTATCGACATAACAGTTGGGATTGCAAGAGTGATTGCAAAAACGCCCAAGGTTTCCCTTCTTAGTTGCGTCCACGAATTCGCCCTTGCTAAGGGACATGAAGTAAAAATGTTTGATCCCCTCTCCGTCATACTGTCTCATGCGGCGATGGAACGGACCTTCATTAATGACCTCCCCGACGTACTCGAAAATAAACTGATGCGGCCGcagatcttcttcagcgcgGAGACCATAGCCCTTCTTGTCGGTCTTGATTACAGCCACGCGCGCATATTCTCCTCGCTGGAATCGTTGGTTCTGGCAATCAGGTCCACATCCACAGTCGCCCATGCACTCAATCTTCGTCGCGCGGTTGATGCAGTCTGAGTCCTCTCCACAAGCTCGATTCGTAGCACTAGTGGTATCTAGGCGATTTAGTTAAATTAAATAGAACAGAGTTTGAGATAATGATAACTTAAGCGTCGGCAACACGAAAACAGAACTTATCGAGTTCTATTCTGCGAGAAAAGGCGAAAAAGGCGGGGGCAATGCAGCATGAAAATCAAAACTGCTCAGACAACAAACAAAGCGAACAAAAGCAAACTCACCCCATTCTTCCGCACAATCACACTCCATTGCATGTTCCGTATAGCCCATGTATTTATTGGCATACTGGCAGGCTTCGATCACTTCAAATGTCTTTTGAGCTTCCTTGGTACTGTCCGGCAGGTCCAGAAAAAGTCGTGGTGGTCGCGGAATGACCTTTTGTGAGGAGTTACGAGTCAACTTTGGAGGTTGTCCCGGTTCCAATTTGACGGTGATACCTCCTCCAACCCTTTCCGTACCGGACGTATCAtttcccccctctcccttcAGATCTCCTTCAACTGTTTCCGAATTTTCGCTCTTGGCCGGAGTGCGGGAGGAGGATCGAGATTTCGCTAGGGATGTGGTAGCTCGTTCGCTCTTTATCCCAGGCTCTGGCGATGCGGCTTGGGAGTCGGGCTTCATTGTAACCCCTCCACCGTTGAGAATCGGAGCATCGGAGAGATTATCTGACGGCTCTAGTTTCATCGCTGTAACTCCATCGGCAACAAATTCTGACTGAGAGTCCGCGTTGTCATGAGTTGACATGACGACACGGACGGGGCGCGCAAAACTATCAGAGCCAGAGACGGCGTCGCACAAGGGTCCAAACGGAGGTCGGTGTTGGACCCAGAAGATTAGGGCAAATCAAAAGAAACAGGGTGTAAGGAACGGAATTTGAGCTGTGAGTGAGAGGGAAGCGACAAAAGAAGTAGGCAGGTGAGAAGTTTGaagtgggaggaagaaattggaggagaggaatCACTGTCGAGCTTCTTTCCGTCCACGTTTTTGCGGATGCCAAGACACAGTAATAATGGGGAAGGGATAATAAGGAATTCACTCTATTCTATCTTCCAGTGTTCTTGCATACATTTTCTTCTCAACCCTGCCTTCTGCATTTATATCCTTCACGGATAGCCTCCAACTATCTATTCTCTGCATTTGAACAGCTGTTTAAGTGCACCACCCCTCAATGGAGACGGAGTGGTTATGAAAGGGCGATTCGTCGGTCAGTCAAGACTCggggagaaaaaagaaagaaaaaagacgTTGTCAACGACCAGATCGAGCTAATGAACATGCGATGCATACTTCAGCTTCGGGCAATGGTGAGAGTTAACATTCGCTCGGTTGGAACCGTCTCTCTTTCCGACCTTAGTCCCTGGTGCAGACGATTGGCATATGCAGCTGCTGCACCATTCCTCGTCTCCAGGCCAGTACTCTTTGTCGATTACCGAAGTTAAGATAATCGCGAAAGCGGCGATTAAGCCATGGCTCCCAAAGGAAAAGGCCGAGTATAAAATTCTCTGCCTCACGCCATCTTCCAGATCACATTAGAATACCAAAGTGTACCATTGGGGTCGTGTTTCAGCAGAAATGCGACCAGACGTTATGTTTCCAGCTACCCACGGAGAGAGCGAAAGCAAACCAGGTTGTAAGGTTCTGCCAACCGGTGTAGATTAGCAGGTTGCTGAGAGAAGAGCCCGCGGCCTTAAAGCCAAAATCGTGCATCGTCTTAACATGCATTGAAGATAAATCTGTGTCCAACAAATTCATGATCCACTGCGTATTAGACAGAGTCGTAGGTCATAAATTGCCAAATCGTTAAGGCAACCCGCCCTGCAGCGGGGGTGTACGAAGAGGCGAATTTACAGCGGAGGGCATGTGCACAAGATAGACAGAAAGTGAGAGTGAGATGAGACGCGACGGGGGTTGATCAAGGATGGAATGACGGCTCGGGAAATTTCCCACCGTTCTCCAGCATTGGTGCGGTTTGGGGCGGTTAGCGATTGGGCACGAACTTCTCATTTCAAACGCTGCATGAGCGCGGGTGAGTTGCAGCTGTCCAGTGTGTCCGGAACACCTAGGAAGGGATTATCGAGTTGGTGAGAAGAGAGTACCTTCGCGCAGGTGGGTATACACCATAGAATGGCTTTGTCTAGAAACGATGGACTTATCTTAGCTGGGCCGCGTGTTTGAGATGGCTCAAAGACAAAGTGCTCGCCAATCCAGATGGAGTCTCGTGCATGAACGGGTGTTGCCTCCAACACGAGAGCAGGCTTCGAACCTTGACCGAGCTGTTGATCAGGGGAAACTCAAATGGACCCGACgtgagatgaagatgccgaggGAATCTCAAATTGATCGGATACGTGGTGGGCTCGCATTGGTTCTTGCCCAAAATCCACGATCAGAGTCGAGGGAAATACCACCCCAGACTGCAGCGCCTGGATGGATAATCATGATGCCCACCAGGACAGCACAATGCTCCAGAGTCAACTGGATTCCGTTGTCTCATCATGGTACACAGAGGACGATCAGAAGCTCCATCCTAGTAACTGGAACTACTTTGTTTGAGAATTGGGATgtcgtacggagtactcgGGAGCATTctattagaattattattattccaGTAGACTAATCGTCAAGAATACTAATAGTACtgtaattataataactgGGTATCCATAGTTCCTGGACCAATACAAGCGTACCGGCGATGACGGGTACCTGAGGGAGTGGGCCTTCCAAGTCCCGTCCCTTCCTTCTGTTCCCGCCTGCCAAAGTCTCTGGGCTCTCGCCTTCTGGTTTCACTCTCGCTCCCCCTCCAGCTCCCACCCGGGCTGCAGTATCACCATCTCTAGCGAGAATGTATGAACGTTTCCATCATGTCCTTTCTGGAAGCCGCCCTTTTAGTCCGGGCCCCATGCGGATGACCTAGCAACAATGTCAGCAGCATCCTGCCGGGCTACTCCCGGACGGTTGATTCAAATCGGCGGGGCGTCGTCTCTCCTGCATGTTGATGGTTCTCGTGCATGGGCCATTAATATTATTGACTGGGTATCATCGATCGAATCTCCCTTAACGAGAAATCGACTAATAACATTTCCAAAGGAAAATCCCATTGGCGGACCCATTGGCCACTGGCCAGACGCTGGCTCGTTCAAGGTCTCGACTCACCATTCTGCGGTGTACAAAACTACAAGTTCTCTGAGACTCTGACACCGTTCCCCGTTGGTGTAGCGGTGTTCTTCTGGAAAAATACCCCCATCTTTCTATGGGCCCTTCTCCCAGGCTAAAATTATCGCCCGGATAACCATAT
This genomic interval from Aspergillus puulaauensis MK2 DNA, chromosome 7, nearly complete sequence contains the following:
- the set2 gene encoding SET and WW domain protein (BUSCO:EOG09261B14;~COG:K;~EggNog:ENOG410PGM7;~InterPro:IPR001214,IPR001202,IPR036020,IPR003616, IPR013257,IPR006560,IPR025788,IPR038190;~PFAM:PF17907,PF08236,PF00856;~go_component: GO:0005634 - nucleus [Evidence IEA];~go_component: GO:0005694 - chromosome [Evidence IEA];~go_function: GO:0005515 - protein binding [Evidence IEA];~go_function: GO:0018024 - histone-lysine N-methyltransferase activity [Evidence IEA];~go_function: GO:0046975 - histone methyltransferase activity (H3-K36 specific) [Evidence IEA];~go_process: GO:0006354 - DNA-templated transcription, elongation [Evidence IEA];~go_process: GO:0006355 - regulation of transcription, DNA-templated [Evidence IEA];~go_process: GO:0010452 - histone H3-K36 methylation [Evidence IEA];~go_process: GO:0034968 - histone lysine methylation [Evidence IEA]) codes for the protein MSTHDNADSQSEFVADGVTAMKLEPSDNLSDAPILNGGGVTMKPDSQAASPEPGIKSERATTSLAKSRSSSRTPAKSENSETVEGDLKGEGGNDTSGTERVGGGITVKLEPGQPPKLTRNSSQKVIPRPPRLFLDLPDSTKEAQKTFEVIEACQYANKYMGYTEHAMECDCAEEWDTTSATNRACGEDSDCINRATKIECMGDCGCGPDCQNQRFQRGEYARVAVIKTDKKGYGLRAEEDLRPHQFIFEYVGEVINEGPFHRRMRQYDGEGIKHFYFMSLSKGEFVDATKKGNLGRFCNHSCNPNCYVDKWVVGEKLRMGIFAERHIQAGEELVFNYNVDRYGADPQPCYCGEPNCTGFIGGKTQTERGTKLPNATIEALGIDDADGWDTAVAKRPRKKKMGEDDEEYVDSVQPKSLDESGVTKVMAALMQCKEKWIAVKLLGRIQRCDDERVRNRVVKMHGYQILNSQLSMWKDDYNVVLQVLDILDKFPRLTRNKIIDSKIESTIHPLTSCGDERVEQRATVLLQLWSTLEVGYRIPRMKRDPNASTPAVSQFQRRENVSDERQQRSISRSRSRSIEAPRGPAAQKRGGQGPRNPHHHHGPRPFRRRFEPLPQGWFAAESNGRTYYYSARGDTTWTRPTKPAPQPPPPPKESRDKALQNIIDGIMNAKEQTPKEKSGTPATPQPSKPTPESKDGQEKWKNYSEEKQKKLYENTLFPHIKYVVDKFKHKLPKDDLKRYAKDVAKKLVNSDFKNNRVEDPTKIDDKQQKKVKKFCKEFFDKAVAKHQAHEQRKTQKVTEEHGTDKKPATPAGGQSDGEDETPDAKMSDDEGSMEKTGAGGVKRKRDELGVGNGDTPDDTPTSSTKRQRSSTPPPPPPPAMAPNDDDADDDDDDDMSVRSDEPDADVDEVVLVGNPTPPPPPPPPPPPQEDADPPDPSTDPNGHDFEGYSKMNRSHQTHIGIKGNV